Proteins found in one Vulpes vulpes isolate BD-2025 chromosome 13, VulVul3, whole genome shotgun sequence genomic segment:
- the LOC112923450 gene encoding small ribosomal subunit protein eS1-like, which yields MAVGKNKCLRKGGKKGAKKKVVDPFSKKDWYDVKVPAVFNIRNIGKTLVTRSQGTKIASNGLKRRVFEVSLADLQNDEVAFRKFKLITEDVQGKNCLTNFHGMDLICDKMCSMVRKWQTMIEAHVDVKTTDGYLLHLFCVGFTKKRNNQIRKTSYAQHQQARQIRKKMMDIMTGEVQTNDLKKVVNKLITDSIREDIEKACQSIYPLHDVFVRKVKMLKMSKFELGKLMELHGEGSSSGKATGDETGAKVEQADGYEPPVQESV from the coding sequence ATGGCAGTCGGCAAGAATAAGTGCCTTAGGAAAGGCGGCAAAAAGGGAGCCAAGAAGAAAGTGGTTGATCCATTTTCTAAGAAAGATTGGTATGATGTGAAAGTGCCAGCTGTgttcaatataagaaatattggaaaaacaCTAGTCACAAGAAGTCAAGGAACCAAAATTGCATCTAATGGTCTCAAGCGTCGCGTTTTTGAAGTTAGCCTTGCTGATCTGCAGAATGATGAAGTTGCATTTAGGAAATTCAAGCTAATCACTGAGGATGTGCAGGGCAAAAACTGCCTGACTAATTTCCATGGCATGGATCTTATCTGTGACAAAATGTGCTCCATGGTCAGAAAATGGCAAACCATGATTGAAGCTCATGTTGATGTAAAGACTACGGATGGTTATTTGCTTCATCTATTTTGTGTTGGTTTTACTAAAAAACGTAATAATCAGATTCGGAAGACCTCTTACGCTCAGCACCAACAGGCCCGCCAAATCCGGAAAAAGATGATGGATATCATGACCGGAGAGGTGCAGACAAATGACTTGAAAAAAGTGGTAAATAAATTGATTACAGACAGCATCAGAGAAGATATAGAAAAAGCTTGTCAGTCTATTTATCCACTCCATGATGTATttgttagaaaagtaaaaatgctgaagATGTCCAAGTTTGAATTGGGAAAACTCATGGAGCTTCATGGTGAAGGTAGTAGTTCTGGAAAAGCTACAGGGGATGAGACCGGTGCTAAAGTTGAACAAGCTGATGGATATGAACCACCAGTCCAAGaatctgtttaa